A region of Rhodospirillales bacterium DNA encodes the following proteins:
- a CDS encoding DUF721 domain-containing protein, protein MNAARRSTAGLRRRMIGRMTEDRPDLEIRRRGGFKAVGAHVPKLTGALAARRGTTIARLAAEWSLIVGPEVARHCAPEKLTGAARPPSAGGAKTDARLTRPARPERGATLRLRVAGSMALELQYMAPRLIERINTHLGYAAVESLRITQGPLPMARASAPPAPPPPLDPARSASLRAGVAPIGDDRLRAALERLGRAVLARR, encoded by the coding sequence ATGAACGCCGCCCGCCGTTCCACCGCCGGCCTCCGCCGGCGTATGATCGGGCGCATGACCGAGGATCGTCCCGATCTCGAGATCCGCCGCCGCGGCGGCTTCAAGGCGGTGGGCGCGCACGTGCCGAAGCTGACGGGCGCGCTGGCGGCGCGGCGCGGCACGACCATCGCGCGGCTGGCGGCGGAGTGGTCGCTGATCGTCGGGCCGGAGGTGGCGCGCCACTGCGCGCCGGAGAAGCTGACGGGCGCCGCGCGCCCGCCGTCGGCCGGCGGCGCGAAAACTGACGCGAGACTGACGAGGCCGGCGCGGCCGGAACGCGGCGCGACGCTGCGGCTGCGCGTGGCCGGGTCGATGGCGCTGGAGCTGCAGTACATGGCGCCGCGCCTGATCGAGCGCATCAACACGCATCTGGGCTACGCCGCGGTCGAGAGCCTGCGCATCACGCAGGGTCCGTTGCCGATGGCGCGGGCGTCGGCGCCGCCGGCGCCGCCGCCGCCGCTCGATCCGGCGCGAAGCGCATCCCTGCGCGCCGGCGTGGCGCCGATCGGCGACGACCGGCTGCGCGCGGCGCTCGAGCGGCTGGGCCGCGCCGTCCTCGCGCGCCGTTGA
- a CDS encoding nucleotidyltransferase family protein: MPSPTRNGNPDVARVAALIAADAEIMARLRAVRALALPDGWIGAGFIRDRIWDRLAGLEPRPSLDVDVVYFDAVDPEGAREAAHEARLDAESPGVDWQVRNQARMHRRNRDAPYRDTADAMAHWLETPTAIAARLDGSDVVEILAPCGVGDLLGLVCRPTAAGRAKPGEYRDRVVAKRWRERFPAARIVDPDGM, translated from the coding sequence ATGCCGTCCCCGACGCGAAATGGGAATCCGGACGTCGCGCGCGTCGCGGCGCTGATCGCGGCCGATGCCGAGATCATGGCGCGGCTGCGCGCCGTGCGCGCGCTCGCCCTGCCCGACGGCTGGATCGGCGCCGGCTTCATCCGCGACCGCATCTGGGACCGGCTCGCGGGGTTGGAACCGCGTCCGTCGCTCGATGTCGACGTGGTCTATTTCGACGCCGTCGATCCCGAGGGCGCGCGCGAGGCGGCGCACGAGGCGCGGCTGGACGCGGAGTCGCCCGGCGTCGACTGGCAGGTGCGCAACCAGGCGCGCATGCACCGCCGCAACCGCGACGCGCCCTACCGCGACACCGCCGACGCCATGGCGCACTGGCTGGAGACGCCGACGGCGATCGCCGCGCGCCTCGACGGCTCGGACGTCGTCGAGATCCTGGCGCCGTGCGGGGTCGGCGACCTGCTGGGACTGGTCTGCCGCCCCACCGCCGCCGGCCGCGCCAAACCCGGCGAGTACCGCGACCGCGTGGTCGCCAAGCGCTGGCGCGAGCGGTTTCCCGCCGCGCGGATCGTCGATCCGGACGGGATGTAG
- a CDS encoding LLM class flavin-dependent oxidoreductase, whose translation MKLGIVTIPTAAQATGPRAIIDRVVEFGTRAERLGFEGLWITDSFARGHASVDPLAVLAALCGVTSRIELGTCVAQVPLRHPVEHAHRAQTLNLLSGGRFRFGVGSGSTKHDFDAVQVDYDKRFKMLPEYLAVMRRVWAGEPVHGPALTVWPGTEGGPPVLLGAWRSARWIDLAARHCHGWIASGIYSAWDDLPIGIGMYRAAGGKRVVLANIFTDLRPAPDDHPLIARSKITLVCGKAEARDRLRRLEDMGVDDALLILPFGAPDQLEEVRGLLD comes from the coding sequence ATGAAGCTCGGCATCGTCACGATCCCCACCGCCGCGCAGGCCACCGGCCCGCGCGCCATCATCGACCGCGTCGTCGAGTTCGGAACCCGCGCCGAGCGGCTGGGCTTCGAAGGACTCTGGATCACGGACTCCTTCGCCCGCGGCCACGCCTCGGTCGATCCGCTGGCGGTGCTGGCGGCGCTGTGCGGCGTGACCAGCCGCATCGAGCTGGGCACCTGCGTCGCGCAGGTGCCGCTGCGCCATCCCGTCGAGCACGCCCACCGCGCGCAGACGCTGAACCTGCTGTCGGGCGGCCGCTTCCGCTTCGGCGTCGGCAGCGGGTCGACCAAGCACGATTTCGACGCCGTGCAGGTCGACTACGACAAGCGCTTCAAGATGCTGCCGGAGTATCTCGCCGTCATGCGCCGCGTGTGGGCGGGCGAGCCGGTCCACGGCCCGGCGCTGACGGTGTGGCCCGGCACCGAGGGCGGCCCGCCCGTGCTGCTCGGCGCGTGGCGCAGCGCGCGGTGGATCGATCTGGCGGCGCGCCACTGCCACGGCTGGATCGCGTCCGGCATCTACTCGGCGTGGGACGACCTGCCGATCGGGATCGGCATGTACCGCGCCGCCGGCGGCAAGCGCGTGGTGCTGGCCAACATCTTCACCGACCTGCGCCCGGCGCCGGACGACCATCCGCTGATCGCGCGCTCCAAGATCACGCTGGTCTGCGGCAAGGCGGAGGCGCGCGACCGGTTGCGCCGCCTCGAGGACATGGGCGTCGACGACGCGCTGCTGATCCTGCCGTTCGGCGCGCCGGACCAGCTCGAGGAGGTCCGCGGCCTGCTGGACTGA
- a CDS encoding ATP-binding cassette domain-containing protein, whose protein sequence is MTRLRGRRHRLPRTNHPSSPKKPEPPRAALARVLRGAIPAAPSNGTSQMHPLGSGLQNGKFGRRACRPDGPSIAFADPRPGRPPVFHAPAAASPPAGLDPALIDPAWLRRQVGVVPRESVLFNRSVRDNIALADRTVSMDRIVKAATMAGAHEFILQMPEGYDTQIEERGMNLSGGQRQRIAIARALLMDPRILIFDEATSALDAETEAVVQDNMAEIVKGRTVIIVAHRKSALKNCSITIDISHGQAHVRRRGL, encoded by the coding sequence ATGACGCGCCTGCGTGGACGGCGACACCGTCTCCCCCGGACGAACCATCCGTCTTCGCCGAAAAAACCGGAGCCACCACGCGCCGCGTTGGCCCGCGTCTTGCGCGGGGCGATTCCCGCCGCCCCGTCCAACGGCACGAGCCAGATGCACCCTTTGGGGTCAGGCCTGCAAAACGGCAAATTTGGCCGCCGCGCTTGCCGGCCCGACGGGCCGTCGATAGCGTTCGCCGATCCACGGCCGGGGAGGCCGCCTGTGTTCCACGCGCCCGCCGCCGCGTCGCCGCCCGCCGGTCTAGACCCCGCGCTGATCGACCCGGCGTGGCTGCGGCGGCAGGTCGGGGTGGTGCCGCGGGAGTCGGTGCTGTTCAACCGATCCGTCCGGGACAACATCGCGCTGGCGGACCGCACGGTGTCGATGGACCGGATCGTGAAGGCGGCGACCATGGCCGGGGCGCACGAGTTCATCCTTCAGATGCCGGAGGGCTACGACACGCAGATCGAGGAGCGGGGGATGAACCTCTCCGGCGGCCAGAGGCAGCGGATCGCCATCGCGCGGGCGCTGTTGATGGACCCACGCATCCTGATCTTCGACGAGGCTACGAGCGCGCTGGACGCGGAGACGGAGGCGGTCGTGCAGGACAACATGGCGGAGATAGTCAAGGGGCGGACGGTGATCATAGTTGCGCACCGGAAGTCCGCGCTAAAGAATTGCTCAATCACTATAGATATCTCACATGGTCAAGCGCACGTCCGAAGACGCGGCCTCTAG
- a CDS encoding ribonuclease HII yields the protein MPSFQFESRHAGLVAGVDEAGRGPLAGPVVAAAVVIDRVRAGRDLLALLDDSKKLTPRRRHLAFLALGESDAVAIGIGAASAREIDRVNVLRATLRAMARAVAALPAPPDVALVDGNRPPTLPCRVETIVKGDSKSFSIAAASIVAKVTRDRIMRLLDSRYPGYRWIKNAGYPAPEHLEALQRLGATPHHRLSFSPLAMDSTHGN from the coding sequence ATGCCCAGCTTCCAGTTCGAATCGCGCCACGCCGGCCTGGTCGCCGGAGTCGACGAGGCCGGCCGCGGTCCCCTGGCCGGCCCGGTCGTGGCCGCCGCCGTGGTCATCGACCGCGTCCGCGCCGGACGCGACCTGCTGGCGCTGCTCGACGACTCCAAGAAGCTGACGCCCAGGCGGCGGCATCTGGCGTTCCTCGCGCTGGGCGAAAGCGACGCGGTCGCCATCGGCATCGGCGCCGCCAGCGCCCGCGAGATCGACCGCGTCAACGTGCTGCGCGCGACGCTGCGCGCCATGGCCCGCGCGGTGGCGGCGCTGCCCGCGCCGCCCGACGTCGCGCTGGTCGACGGCAACCGGCCGCCGACCCTGCCGTGCCGCGTCGAGACCATCGTGAAGGGCGATTCGAAGAGCTTCTCGATCGCCGCCGCGTCGATCGTCGCCAAGGTGACGCGCGACCGCATCATGCGGCTGCTGGACTCGCGCTACCCCGGCTACCGCTGGATCAAGAACGCCGGCTATCCGGCGCCGGAGCATCTCGAGGCGCTCCAGCGGCTGGGCGCGACCCCGCACCACCGCCTCAGTTTCTCGCCCCTGGCGATGGACTCAACTCACGGAAATTAA
- a CDS encoding multidrug effflux MFS transporter — protein MRSARPPIWLLMSATVTSQLALTIFLPSLPTLAREFGVSYGTAQLTLSAYLFAFAFAQLAVGPMSDRIGRRPVLLGSLVVFTAASALCAIATSIETLIAARLLQACGACGGVVLGRAVVRDSRTAQEAPRSMGYMASAMALSPALSPLLGGQLLVWFGWRSNFWLTAATGLVVLVLVYMILGETAPKARPGGGGPRDYVEGFRVALRDRRFVGLLIAATCASSGFNIFFSGGPILLIQVMGVAAELFGWFTLAWAGHFVVGTFVSNRLQGRVKSLNLIAGGQLMLTLGAVGLMVTALLGYVTPLALIVPLVVMGLGNGLNMPNAMANALAVVPANRVGAASALMGFVQMMAAAGLTLLMGYVSHESQFNIGLGIALTGLVGLVGWLILVRPPRPA, from the coding sequence ATGCGTAGCGCGAGACCGCCGATCTGGCTGCTGATGAGCGCGACCGTCACGTCGCAGCTCGCGCTGACGATCTTCCTGCCGTCGCTGCCGACCCTGGCGCGCGAGTTCGGCGTGTCCTACGGCACGGCGCAGCTCACGCTCTCGGCCTACCTGTTCGCTTTCGCCTTCGCGCAGCTCGCGGTCGGACCGATGTCGGACCGCATCGGGCGGCGGCCGGTGCTGCTGGGCAGCCTCGTGGTCTTCACCGCCGCCAGCGCGCTGTGCGCCATCGCCACCAGCATCGAGACGTTGATCGCAGCGCGCCTGCTGCAGGCCTGCGGTGCCTGCGGCGGCGTCGTGCTGGGCCGCGCCGTGGTGCGCGACAGCCGTACCGCGCAGGAGGCGCCGCGCTCGATGGGCTACATGGCGTCGGCCATGGCGCTGTCGCCGGCGCTGTCGCCGCTGCTCGGCGGTCAGTTGCTGGTGTGGTTCGGATGGCGCAGCAATTTCTGGCTGACGGCGGCCACCGGCCTCGTCGTGCTGGTTCTCGTCTATATGATCCTCGGCGAGACGGCGCCCAAGGCCCGGCCGGGTGGTGGCGGTCCGCGCGACTACGTCGAGGGCTTCCGCGTGGCGCTGCGCGACCGTCGTTTCGTCGGCCTGTTGATCGCCGCGACCTGCGCCTCGTCGGGCTTCAACATCTTTTTCTCCGGCGGCCCGATCCTGCTGATCCAGGTGATGGGCGTCGCGGCCGAACTGTTCGGCTGGTTCACCCTGGCCTGGGCCGGTCATTTCGTGGTCGGCACATTCGTGTCGAACCGCCTGCAGGGCCGCGTGAAAAGCCTCAACCTGATCGCCGGCGGCCAGCTCATGCTGACGCTCGGCGCCGTCGGGCTGATGGTCACGGCGCTGCTAGGATACGTCACACCTCTGGCCCTGATCGTGCCTCTGGTCGTGATGGGGCTGGGCAACGGGCTGAACATGCCCAACGCCATGGCCAACGCGCTGGCCGTCGTGCCCGCCAACCGCGTCGGCGCCGCCTCGGCGCTGATGGGCTTCGTGCAGATGATGGCGGCGGCGGGACTGACCCTGCTGATGGGCTACGTCTCGCACGAGAGCCAGTTCAACATCGGCCTCGGTATCGCGCTGACCGGTCTGGTCGGCCTGGTCGGCTGGCTGATCCTCGTACGTCCGCCGCGTCCGGCCTGA
- the mutY gene encoding A/G-specific adenine glycosylase, which yields MRARPDAADHAARVLAWYDRHRRALPWRAPAGGRTEPYRVWLSEIMLQQTTVATVGPYFAEFTRRWPTVGDLAAAALDDVLHAWQGLGYYARARNLHAGARAVVDRHAGLFPDDDDALRALPGIGPYTSAAIAAIAFDRPANAVDGNVERVMARLHALETPLPDAKPALTALAAALVPARRAGDYAQALMDLGATVCVPRAPRCVVCPLVDICAARRLGLVDALPGRRAKAARPTRRGMAFLLTARDGAIALRQRPAKGLLCGMMEIPTGPWREGAFDADAALAEAPLRAKWRVLPGTVRHVFTHFTLELTIAAAHAPTTRMTAAAGDLIWCPPDRLAAMALPTLMKKAIAHGRAGQRLETRQ from the coding sequence GTGCGCGCGCGCCCGGATGCCGCCGATCATGCGGCCCGCGTGCTGGCGTGGTACGACCGGCACCGCCGCGCGCTGCCGTGGCGCGCGCCGGCCGGAGGGCGCACCGAGCCGTACCGCGTCTGGCTCAGCGAGATCATGCTGCAGCAGACGACCGTGGCGACAGTCGGCCCCTACTTCGCTGAATTCACGCGCAGGTGGCCGACGGTCGGCGATCTCGCCGCCGCGGCCCTCGACGACGTGCTGCACGCCTGGCAGGGGCTGGGCTACTACGCCCGCGCGCGCAACCTGCACGCCGGCGCCCGCGCCGTGGTCGACCGCCACGCCGGACTCTTCCCCGACGACGACGACGCGTTGCGCGCCCTGCCCGGCATCGGCCCCTACACATCAGCCGCCATCGCCGCGATCGCCTTCGACCGGCCGGCCAACGCCGTCGACGGCAACGTCGAGCGCGTCATGGCGCGACTGCACGCGCTGGAGACGCCGCTGCCCGACGCCAAGCCGGCGCTGACGGCGCTGGCCGCCGCGCTGGTGCCCGCGCGACGCGCCGGCGACTACGCGCAGGCGCTGATGGATCTCGGCGCCACGGTGTGCGTGCCCCGCGCGCCGCGCTGCGTGGTGTGCCCGCTGGTCGACATCTGCGCCGCGCGGAGGCTCGGCCTGGTCGACGCGCTGCCCGGGCGCCGCGCCAAGGCGGCGCGGCCGACGCGGCGCGGCATGGCGTTCCTGCTGACCGCCAGGGACGGCGCCATCGCGTTGCGCCAGCGTCCGGCCAAGGGATTGCTCTGCGGCATGATGGAGATCCCCACCGGCCCGTGGCGCGAGGGGGCGTTCGACGCCGACGCCGCGCTGGCCGAGGCGCCGCTGCGCGCGAAGTGGCGCGTGCTGCCGGGGACGGTGCGCCACGTCTTCACGCATTTCACGCTCGAGCTGACCATCGCCGCCGCGCACGCGCCGACGACACGGATGACGGCCGCGGCCGGCGATTTGATCTGGTGCCCGCCCGACCGGCTCGCCGCGATGGCGCTGCCCACCCTGATGAAAAAAGCCATCGCCCACGGCCGCGCCGGGCAGCGCCTTGAGACACGGCAGTAG
- a CDS encoding DsbA family protein — protein sequence MRNISIVIAGAVAIAAVVGGVYLATKPGSPSAQSAPAPGAGTAAPAAPAALPPELQITATDHAMGPADAAVTIVEYASMTCGHCASFHTTVLPELKKKYVDTGKVRFVYRDFPLDEVAARAAQLAECVGNERYFAIVDMIFRGQAQWAAAKDPIAELVKSLRIAGLPEDAAKTCLADQKVLDAILLERQGGDKLGVNSTPTLFVNGQRLTGGRTMAELDEILSKLIK from the coding sequence ATGCGCAATATCTCCATCGTCATCGCCGGCGCGGTCGCCATCGCGGCGGTCGTCGGCGGCGTCTATCTCGCCACCAAGCCCGGCTCGCCGTCGGCCCAGAGCGCCCCCGCGCCAGGCGCCGGCACGGCCGCGCCGGCGGCGCCCGCCGCCCTGCCGCCGGAGCTCCAGATCACGGCCACCGACCACGCCATGGGGCCGGCCGACGCCGCCGTCACGATCGTCGAGTACGCCTCGATGACCTGCGGCCATTGCGCGTCGTTCCACACCACGGTGCTGCCGGAGCTGAAGAAGAAATACGTCGACACCGGCAAGGTGCGCTTCGTGTACCGCGACTTCCCGCTCGACGAGGTCGCGGCGCGCGCCGCCCAGCTCGCGGAATGCGTCGGCAACGAGCGCTATTTCGCGATCGTCGACATGATCTTCCGCGGCCAGGCGCAGTGGGCCGCCGCCAAGGATCCGATCGCCGAGCTGGTGAAGTCGCTGCGCATCGCCGGCCTGCCGGAGGACGCGGCCAAGACCTGCCTCGCCGACCAGAAGGTGCTCGACGCGATCCTGCTGGAGCGCCAAGGCGGCGACAAGCTGGGCGTCAACTCGACGCCGACGCTGTTCGTCAACGGCCAGCGTCTGACCGGCGGCCGCACGATGGCCGAGCTCGACGAGATCCTGTCGAAACTCATCAAGTAG
- a CDS encoding TIGR03617 family F420-dependent LLM class oxidoreductase produces MRILTTLPQRDLRLVADAAKAAEAAGFDGVVTLENRHEPFLSLGVAAAATERLSLATGVAIAFARTPMATAAVSWDLQVASRGRFVLGIGPQVRAHNENRFSVRWSPPVPRLREYVKTMRAIWRTWETGAKPDFVGEHYRFTLMTPNFVPESLHLPPVPVTLAAVGPLSLRLAGEVGDGVRLHSFCTRRYQEEMVMPRLAEGWAKSGRRRETFEIHGGGFIATGADEKAVAEKVEWVRMRVAFYGSTPAYWPVFDVHGLGDLGRKLNAMSKKGEWDAMTREISDDVVRLFAAVGTHREIAGAIAERFAGSDSVSASATAEQGSDLPPDVIQDIQRLKTDFTGYATKW; encoded by the coding sequence ATGCGCATCCTGACGACGTTGCCGCAGCGCGATCTGCGGCTGGTGGCCGACGCGGCGAAGGCGGCCGAGGCGGCGGGGTTCGACGGCGTCGTGACGCTGGAGAACCGGCACGAGCCGTTCCTGTCGCTGGGTGTCGCGGCCGCGGCGACGGAGCGGCTGTCGCTGGCCACCGGCGTGGCGATCGCCTTCGCGCGCACGCCGATGGCGACGGCCGCGGTGTCGTGGGACCTGCAGGTCGCCTCGCGCGGCCGCTTCGTGCTCGGCATCGGCCCCCAGGTGCGCGCCCACAACGAGAACCGCTTCTCGGTGCGGTGGTCGCCGCCGGTGCCGCGGCTGCGCGAGTACGTCAAGACGATGCGCGCGATCTGGCGCACCTGGGAGACCGGCGCCAAGCCGGATTTCGTGGGCGAGCACTACCGCTTCACCCTGATGACGCCGAATTTCGTGCCCGAATCGCTGCACCTTCCGCCGGTGCCCGTGACCCTGGCCGCCGTCGGGCCGCTCAGCCTGCGGCTGGCCGGCGAGGTCGGCGACGGCGTGCGGCTGCATTCCTTCTGCACGCGGCGCTACCAGGAGGAGATGGTGATGCCGCGTCTGGCGGAGGGCTGGGCCAAGAGCGGCCGCCGGCGCGAGACCTTCGAGATCCACGGCGGTGGCTTCATCGCCACCGGAGCGGACGAGAAGGCGGTCGCCGAGAAGGTCGAGTGGGTGCGCATGCGGGTCGCGTTCTACGGTTCGACGCCAGCCTACTGGCCGGTGTTCGACGTCCACGGGCTGGGCGATCTCGGGCGCAAGCTCAACGCGATGTCCAAGAAGGGCGAGTGGGACGCGATGACGCGCGAGATCTCCGACGACGTCGTGCGCCTGTTCGCCGCCGTCGGCACCCACCGCGAGATCGCGGGCGCGATAGCCGAGCGTTTCGCCGGCAGCGACTCCGTGTCGGCCAGCGCCACCGCCGAGCAGGGCTCCGACCTGCCGCCCGACGTGATCCAGGACATCCAGCGCCTCAAGACGGACTTCACCGGCTACGCGACGAAGTGGTGA
- a CDS encoding entericidin, EcnA/B family produces the protein MIRSTLSRILPVLGALTLAACGTVQGIGQDISNTAAWVGKTVF, from the coding sequence ATGATCCGCTCTACCCTCTCGCGCATCCTGCCGGTGCTCGGCGCGCTGACGCTGGCCGCCTGCGGCACGGTGCAGGGCATCGGCCAGGACATCTCCAACACCGCCGCCTGGGTCGGCAAGACCGTCTTCTAG
- a CDS encoding site-specific DNA-methyltransferase → MAKRDGATDRILVGDCIEIMNSLPAGSVDMVFADPPYNLQLGGDLHRPDNSKVDAVDDDWDRFDDFASYDGFTRAWMAAARRVLKPEGTMWVIGSYHNVFRMGSALQDLGFWLLNDIVWRKTNPMPNFRGKRFTNAHETLIWAARDRRRKQYTFNYEAMKELNEGIQMRSDWTLPICTGHERIKDRDGRKAHPTQKPEALLFRCLMAASNPGDVVLDPFFGSGTTGAVAKRLGRRYIGLERDEGYAEVARKRIAAVRPLSPEDVAPKPAKRSEPRIPFGALIETGLLTPGSTLADPTGRHYARVKADGTLSTTGPGGDLRGSIHQVGAAVQGAPSCNGWTFWHHEFDGKFLPIDHLRQQMRARLQ, encoded by the coding sequence ATGGCAAAGCGCGACGGCGCGACCGACCGGATTCTGGTCGGCGACTGCATCGAGATCATGAATTCGCTGCCGGCCGGCTCGGTCGACATGGTGTTCGCCGATCCACCCTACAATCTGCAGCTCGGCGGCGACCTGCACCGCCCCGACAACAGCAAGGTCGACGCGGTCGACGACGACTGGGACCGGTTCGACGATTTCGCCAGCTACGACGGCTTCACGCGGGCCTGGATGGCGGCGGCGCGCCGGGTGTTGAAACCCGAAGGCACGATGTGGGTGATCGGCAGCTACCACAACGTGTTCCGCATGGGATCGGCGCTGCAGGACCTCGGCTTCTGGCTGCTGAACGACATCGTCTGGCGCAAGACCAACCCGATGCCGAATTTCCGCGGCAAGCGCTTCACCAACGCGCACGAGACGCTGATCTGGGCGGCGCGCGACCGCCGCCGCAAGCAGTACACGTTCAACTACGAGGCGATGAAGGAGCTCAACGAGGGCATCCAGATGCGCAGCGACTGGACGCTGCCGATCTGCACCGGCCACGAGCGCATCAAGGACCGCGACGGCCGCAAGGCGCATCCGACGCAGAAGCCCGAGGCGCTGCTGTTCCGCTGCCTGATGGCCGCCAGCAACCCCGGCGACGTCGTGCTCGACCCGTTCTTCGGCAGCGGCACCACCGGCGCCGTCGCCAAGCGGCTGGGCCGCCGCTACATCGGGCTGGAGCGCGACGAGGGCTACGCCGAGGTGGCGCGCAAGCGCATCGCCGCCGTCCGGCCGCTGTCGCCCGAGGACGTGGCGCCCAAGCCGGCCAAGCGCAGCGAGCCGCGCATCCCGTTCGGCGCGTTGATCGAGACCGGCCTGCTGACGCCGGGCTCGACCCTGGCCGACCCCACCGGCCGCCACTACGCCCGCGTCAAGGCCGACGGCACGTTGAGCACGACCGGCCCCGGCGGCGATCTGCGCGGCTCGATCCACCAGGTCGGCGCCGCCGTGCAGGGCGCGCCGTCGTGCAACGGCTGGACGTTCTGGCACCACGAATTCGACGGCAAGTTCCTGCCGATCGACCACCTGCGCCAGCAGATGCGGGCGCGCCTGCAATAG
- a CDS encoding LLM class flavin-dependent oxidoreductase — MRFGWLTLSLSPSPDEDAVRIDQQIEQACLAEALGFSDVWLTEHYFTGESVYNDALLFAAALAMRTERVRIGFAVVQMPFHHPVRLATQLALLDNLSKGRIDVGIGKGTVYNEYEFVGHGLRSGDSRARMEEAVDILQRAWREAPLDYAGKYYRVHVPEIRPRPVQLPGPPLWRSVISPSSFEECGRLGVPILTSRLPVARIRERWATYEAGLVAGGHDAAARTRLLEASALWRNVYVAESDAQAEDELSALLLETRAHMMHVRHAHNPADFTIDPATLNPWTDPSVADSEALPFVLATGSIFGSPSRVREQVAELRDVGVRHLLCQTGFGAMSHDLNVASMRRFGEQVMPAFRP, encoded by the coding sequence ATGCGGTTCGGTTGGCTCACGCTGTCGTTGTCGCCGTCGCCCGACGAGGATGCCGTCCGCATCGACCAGCAGATCGAGCAGGCCTGCCTCGCCGAGGCGCTGGGCTTCAGCGACGTCTGGCTGACCGAGCACTATTTCACCGGCGAGAGCGTCTACAACGACGCGCTGCTGTTCGCCGCCGCGCTGGCGATGCGCACCGAGCGCGTGCGGATCGGATTCGCGGTCGTGCAGATGCCGTTCCACCATCCCGTGCGGCTGGCCACGCAGCTGGCGCTGCTCGACAACCTCAGCAAGGGCCGCATCGACGTCGGCATCGGCAAGGGCACCGTCTACAACGAGTACGAGTTCGTCGGCCACGGCCTGCGCAGCGGCGACAGCCGCGCCCGCATGGAGGAGGCCGTCGACATCCTCCAACGGGCGTGGCGCGAGGCGCCGCTGGACTACGCGGGGAAGTACTACCGGGTGCACGTGCCCGAGATCCGGCCGCGGCCGGTGCAGCTTCCCGGCCCGCCGTTGTGGCGCAGCGTGATCTCGCCGTCCTCGTTCGAGGAATGCGGCCGGCTCGGCGTGCCGATCCTGACCTCGCGCCTGCCGGTGGCGCGCATCCGCGAACGTTGGGCGACCTACGAGGCCGGCCTCGTGGCCGGCGGCCACGACGCCGCGGCGCGGACGCGGCTGCTGGAGGCCAGCGCCCTGTGGCGTAACGTCTACGTGGCGGAGTCCGACGCCCAGGCCGAGGACGAGCTGTCGGCGCTGCTGCTGGAGACGCGCGCCCACATGATGCACGTGCGCCACGCCCACAACCCCGCCGATTTCACCATCGATCCGGCCACGCTCAACCCGTGGACCGATCCGTCGGTCGCCGATTCCGAGGCGCTGCCCTTCGTGTTGGCGACCGGCTCGATCTTCGGATCGCCGTCGCGCGTGCGCGAGCAGGTCGCCGAGCTGCGCGACGTCGGCGTGCGCCATCTGCTGTGCCAGACCGGCTTCGGCGCCATGTCCCACGATCTCAACGTCGCGTCGATGCGGCGCTTCGGCGAGCAGGTGATGCCGGCGTTCCGGCCGTAG
- a CDS encoding GNAT family N-acetyltransferase codes for MPRGSARAGARPKARAVDAAAPVDAAAPVVVRRATVADIDDLVALARALNAHEGEPTDLFTAAVARRHGFGRRPEWTVWLATRDGAAVGFAMTHRSWDTPNAAPGLFLSDLYVAPRARRRGVGRLLMATVAAEVKRAKRVYFWWTAKPGNKRALAFYKSLGAFSEPVVAHALFGPALDRLLEPRAKPRRATSKRAMSKRATPKRRKR; via the coding sequence ATGCCGCGCGGCTCCGCGCGGGCCGGGGCCCGGCCGAAGGCGAGGGCGGTCGACGCCGCCGCGCCGGTCGACGCTGCCGCGCCGGTGGTGGTGCGGCGCGCGACGGTGGCCGACATCGACGATCTCGTGGCGCTGGCGCGCGCGCTCAACGCCCACGAGGGCGAGCCGACCGATCTGTTCACCGCCGCGGTGGCGCGCCGCCATGGCTTCGGGCGCCGGCCGGAATGGACGGTGTGGCTGGCGACGCGCGATGGCGCGGCCGTCGGCTTCGCCATGACGCACCGCTCGTGGGACACGCCCAACGCCGCGCCCGGATTGTTCCTCAGCGATCTCTACGTCGCGCCGCGGGCGCGCCGCCGCGGCGTCGGCCGCCTGCTGATGGCGACGGTCGCGGCCGAGGTCAAACGCGCTAAGCGCGTCTATTTCTGGTGGACGGCCAAGCCCGGCAATAAGCGCGCGCTGGCGTTCTACAAGAGCCTCGGCGCGTTCTCCGAACCGGTCGTGGCGCACGCCCTGTTCGGCCCCGCCCTCGACCGCCTGCTCGAGCCGCGCGCGAAACCGAGGCGGGCGACGTCGAAGCGCGCGATGTCGAAGCGCGCAACGCCGAAGCGACGGAAGCGCTGA